A genomic segment from Cyprinus carpio isolate SPL01 chromosome A22, ASM1834038v1, whole genome shotgun sequence encodes:
- the LOC109056651 gene encoding mitochondrial import inner membrane translocase subunit Tim13-like encodes MDSFGSDLSSGSSSGKIDPGTIMEQVKVQIAVANAQELLQRMTDKCFKKCIGKPGSTLDNSEQKCIAMCMDRYMDAWNTVSRAYNSRLQRERARI; translated from the exons ATGGACAGTTTCGGTTCAGATTTGTCTTCGGGCTCCTCGTCTGGTAAAATAGACCCTGGCACTATAATGGAGCAGGTTAAAGTTCAGATTGCTGTTGCAAACGCGCAAGAGCTGCTGCAG AGAATGACTGATAAATGCTTCAAGAAGTGCATTGGCAAACCAGGAAGCACACTAGACAACTCTGAACAG AAATGCATTGCCATGTGTATGGACCGCTACATGGACGCATGGAACACGGTGTCCCGTGCATATAATTCAAGATTACAGAGGGAAAGGGCACGTATTTGA
- the LOC109061227 gene encoding ectoderm-neural cortex protein 1-like, with protein sequence MSVSNHENRKSRSSSGSMNIQLFHKTSHADSLLIQLNLLRKRHVFTDVVLRAGHRAFPCHRAVLASCSRYFEAMFGGGLKESRDAEVNFHDSLHPEVLELLLDYAYSARVIINEENAESLLEAGDMLQFHDIRDAAAEFLEKNLHQSNCLGMMLLSDAHQCQRLYELSWRMCLANFANLYHTEDFLSLPKDKVQELVFSEELEVEDESIVYEAVIDWVRADVGRRHLDLPDLLRCVRLALLPETYLLKNVASEELVMGHKVGREIVEDAVRCKMKILQNDGVVTGFCARPRKVSQALLLLGGQTFMCDKIYMIDHKTKEITPKTDIPSPRKECSACAIGCKVYVTGGRGSENGASKDVWVYDTLHDEWSKAAPMLVARFGHGSAELDHSLYVVGGHTSLAGSFPVSPSVSLKQVEQYNPQSNKWTLVAPLREGVSNAAVVGAKNKLFAFGGTSVNRDRYPKVQCFDPCENRWTVPATCPQLWRYTAAAVVGNHVVVIGGDTEFSASSAYRFNSETFQWTKFGDVTSKRISCHAVASGNRLYVVGGYFGAQRCKTLDCYDPSTDSWDSITSVPYSLIPTAFVSTWKYLPS encoded by the coding sequence ATGTCTGTCAGTAATCACGAGAACCGAAAGTCGAGGTCAAGCTCTGGGTCCATGAACATCCAGCTGTTCCACAAGACATCACATGCAGACAGCCTGCTTATCCAACTCAACCTCCTCCGCAAGCGTCATGTCTTCACGGATGTAGTCCTGCGTGCTGGACATCGAGCATTTCCATGCCACCGGGCGGTTCTGGCTTCGTGTAGCCGGTATTTTGAGGCCATGTTCGGCGGTGGTCTGAAGGAGAGTCGAGATGCTGAGGTCAACTTCCATGACTCTTTGCATCCGGAGGTTTTGGAGCTCCTTCTAGACTACGCCTACTCTGCCCGGGTGATCATTAACGAGGAAAATGCGGAGTCTTTGCTGGAGGCTGGCGACATGCTCCAGTTCCACGACATCCGTGATGCCGCTGCAGAATTTCTGGAGAAGAATCTGCATCAGTCTAACTGCCTTGGAATGATGCTTCTGTCCGATGCTCATCAGTGCCAGAGGCTGTATGAACTTTCTTGGCGAATGTGTCTGGCTAATTTTGCTAATCTTTACCACACTGAAGATTTCCTAAGCTTGCCCAAAGATAAAGTTCAAGAGCTTGTTTTTAGTGAGGAGCTGGAGGTTGAGGATGAAAGTATTGTGTACGAGGCTGTTATTGACTGGGTTAGAGCAGACGTCGGAAGGAGACACCTTGATCTTCCCGACCTTCTACGGTGTGTTCGACTCGCCCTGCTCCCGGAAACCTACCTGCTAAAGAACGTTGCATCTGAGGAGCTTGTCATGGGACACAAGGTGGGCCGTGAGATTGTGGAAGATGCTGTCCGTTGCAAAATGAAGATCCTGCAGAATGACGGCGTTGTCACAGGATTCTGCGCCCGACCCCGGAAAGTCAGCCAAGCTCTTCTGCTTCTAGGAGGCCAAACGTTCATGTGCGACAAAATATACATGATTGATCACAAGACAAAGGAGATTACTCCCAAAACGGACATTCCTAGCCCTCGCAAAGAGTGTAGTGCTTGTGCCATTGGCTGTAAAGTATATGTCACAGGTGGTCGAGGGTCTGAAAATGGGGCTTCAAAAGACGTTTGGGTCTACGACACCTTGCATGACGAATGGTCCAAAGCTGCACCGATGCTCGTCGCTAGATTCGGACATGGTTCAGCAGAACTTGATCACAGCCTGTATGTAGTAGGTGGACACACATCCCTTGCAGGGTCGTTCCCTGTGTCCCCGTCTGTGTCTCTCAAACAAGTGGAGCAGTACAACCCCCAATCCAACAAGTGGACACTAGTTGCCCCTCTTCGAGAGGGTGTGAGCAATGCTGCTGTTGTAGGGGCCAAAAACAAACTCTTTGCTTTCGGAGGGACTAGTGTCAACAGGGACAGGTATCCTAAGGTTCAGTGCTTCGACCCCTGTGAGAACAGGTGGACTGTCCCGGCCACTTGTCCTCAGCTCTGGCGTTACACAGCGGCAGCAGTTGTTGGGAACCATGTTGTGGTCATTGGTGGAGATACAGAGTTCTCTGCAAGCTCCGCGTACCGCTTCAATAGTGAGACGTTCCAGTGGACCAAGTTTGGTGACGTGACTTCCAAGAGAATCAGCTGTCATGCAGTGGCGTCAGGGAATCGCCTCTATGTGGTCGGGGGCTACTTTGGGGCACAGAGATGTAAAACCTTGGACTGCTATGACCCGTCAACGGACTCATGGGATAGTATAACAAGCGTACCATATTCGCTTATCCCAACAGCATTTGTCAGCACCTGGAAGTACCTCCCATCTtga